The following DNA comes from Thiovulum sp. ES.
GAAAAAAAAGCTAGATGGTGAAGAGCTGATTCCTTGTTCAGTTTGTGGAACTCTTGTTACTGATAAGGAAATTTTGATTTCAAATGGAAAATATTTCTGCTCAAAAGAGTGCTTAGACTCTTAATTTGGATTCCAAAAAAACTCTATCCAATTTTCAGTTTTATGGAAGAAGAAGTTTGGTTGAAAGACTGAACTCTCTTTATAAAATATTGTTGCAGTTTGAAAATTTATTTCTGAAAACTTTGAGAGGTGTTGCGAAATTTTTTGGAGTGTCCGACCAGAATCTGCAATATCATCAGCAACTAGAATTTTTTTCTCATTTTGAAAATTTGGAATTCCGTAAAGTTGTAAATCATCTAATTTTTCAGTTTCATTATAAGAGATTGTACCGACTGAATAGACTCGCCGAATATCTAAATTTTCAGCTAAAAAATGAGAAAAAGTCAATCCACCCCG
Coding sequences within:
- a CDS encoding putative phosphoribosyltransferase (PFAM: Phosphoribosyl transferase domain), which produces MTKEFYSYEKFREDISNSIPILEKENFDAIIGISRGGLTFSHFLAENLDIRRVYSVGTISYNETEKLDDLQLYGIPNFQNEKKILVADDIADSGRTLQKISQHLSKFSEINFQTATIFYKESSVFQPNFFFHKTENWIEFFWNPN